TCACAACTCCATTCTATTTGGTACACCTTGCATGTCCCTAGACTATTCATGCTGAAGCCTCTTCTCACtacaaaatgaaagataaaatgaaatgattcTCAGGAAGGTGCTCAGCTTAAACTGAAGCAAGTTCAGTGGATGCCAGTGGCACCCTGATCTGAAGAAACATCTCAGGGTCTGTGGCACTTGCACGTCAAAGGAAGGTATGAGCCCAAAGGTCTGGACCCAGCTTATAGAAATGGGATGCCAGTCATCAAATACTGTAGAAGAAAGCAgaaccgagagagagagagaaaaaaaaaaaagcactgtagACGATCCTCATGGAGGGGTTCTTCAGATAGTAGAATATACAggtgaaagaaagaagggaggaaatcaAGATCCAAGTCAAAATCTTGGTCCGGAGATCTTCAGCCTCGTTCGCATTCTTATGATAGAAGATGCAGGCATCAACCAAGGAGTAGCTCTCATGGCTCTAGAAGGAAACTAACTCGAAGTCGTTCAAGGGATCGAAAGAAATCCTATGGAGTTAAGAGGTCTAGGTCAAAAAGCAGAATAAGAAGATCTAGGTCAAGGCCTTGTCCACGTTCTCACAGTCGGAGCAGTGAAAAGTCCAGCCACAGAAGAATGCATAGTTGGTCTCGGGATAAAGAACAACATAAAggcagagataaagagaaaaggggaaggaTTAAGGGAAGGATTACATAACATCAAACATGGGGAATCTGGAAACATCAAAGCTGGATTAAACCATCTGCCACCGGCTGAAGAGGCCAAAGCCAGAATACAGCTGGTTCTTGAAGCTGCTGCAAAAGCTGATGAAGCATTGAAagccaaagaaagaaatgaggaagaagcaaagagaagaaaggaggaagatcaAGCCACCCTGGTAGAACaagtgaaaaaagtaaaagaaatggaAGCTGTTGAAAGTGATTCCTTTGTTCAGCAGACATTCAGATCAATTAAGAAGTCAAAAAGTTAGTGGAATCTAGTGAAGTGAAACATGCAACTTCGACATCAGGACCAACATTAGCAGGTGTTGATCCACCCAGTACTGAAAACGAAATACAACTGAGCAGCATCCCTACTTCTATCAAATACCAAGATGACAATTCCCTGGCCCatccaaatttatttataaagaaagctGGTGCTTAGCAAAAATGATTCAGAGGCTAATTGCTCTCTGACAAGAAAGACTAATGGGCAGTCCTGTGGCCTAAGTAATATACATATGGTTGGATTGGATGGCCAGCAGAAACATTGGAAATGTAGGTTTTTAAATACCAATATTAACTTTTTGCCCTTAAAAAGAATTCAGCTGATTATATAAAAAGGTaatctcatttcattcttctttcatgTAGGCTTGACTATTTGTTGATTTGAATTAACATGCTTGTTTTTAAGCTGTATATTTTAAACtgtaatattgtgaaaattaaaacataaaatttaagaattcATGAAAATGTTACACTGTTAATAAAGCTAatcatagattttttaaaaagattatctgGGTGTGGCACGTGCAGTAGACTGCAGTTTCCAGAGCCCTTGCTTTTCAGGGGAACCCAACCCAATATGCTCAGCATCAgcacatattctttttctcagctcTTGAAGGCTAGTTATTTAATGTTGTTTGATTTGTGATAAATTAACTCACCTTTTCACCCCGGAGAGAAAGCTTGTCCTAATAAAATGCTTACTTAGTGTCTCATAGTCTCTGCCATTTTA
The nucleotide sequence above comes from Symphalangus syndactylus isolate Jambi chromosome 3, NHGRI_mSymSyn1-v2.1_pri, whole genome shotgun sequence. Encoded proteins:
- the LOC129478503 gene encoding LOW QUALITY PROTEIN: serine/Arginine-related protein 53 (The sequence of the model RefSeq protein was modified relative to this genomic sequence to represent the inferred CDS: inserted 2 bases in 2 codons; substituted 4 bases at 4 genomic stop codons); the encoded protein is MPVIKYCRRKQNRERERKKKKHCRRSSWRGSSDSRIYRXKKEGRKSRSKSKSWSGDLQPRSHSYDRRCRHQPRSSSHGSRRKLTRSRSRDRKKSYGVKRSRSKSRIRRESGNIKAGLNHLPPAEEAKARIQLVLEAAAKADEALKAKERNEEEAKRRKEEDQATLVEQVKKVKEMEAVESDSFVQQTFRSIXEVKKLVESSEVKHATSTSGPTLAGVDPPSTENEIQLSSIPTSIKYQDDNSLAHPNLFIKKAGAXQKXFXRLIALXQERLMGSPVA